In Nasonia vitripennis strain AsymCx chromosome 2, Nvit_psr_1.1, whole genome shotgun sequence, a genomic segment contains:
- the LOC100115176 gene encoding serine/threonine-protein kinase rio2: protein MGKLDVKMMRYLTKEDFRVLTAIEMGMKNHELVSMTLAAQIANLHHGGLHKILKELCKHRLLMYEATKQYQGYRLTNLGYDYLALKTLTARGLIDSFGNQIGVGKESNIYVVQKKDEEIPYCLKLHRLGRTCFRKVKNKRDYHQHRKHMSWLYLSRVSATKEFAYMTALYDRGFPVPKPIDFNRHCIIMELVDGIPLCNVREVENKERLYNDLMNLICRLALHGVIHGDFNEFNIMITHDEKPILIDFPQMISTEHEEAEVYFERDVFCIREFFRRRFDYESSMYPIFKNIVNNDAEDAKKHPKVELHSPTVSDAEDYDVDDEEDDEEDPEEAREKLAQLEIEVKPNLNSTINAYLNTCDYSHEQEESADTETVLPENQDSESNKQEVEKKVLFPEPVVATNEDNVESSETNQESEVHDEVPELVKVSAEQQNDTDSNYDVRSTASTIIPEDQIKRRMKMELVRREKKAVNKRNLKKSTKATRSRRENLDIAKENVDFWG, encoded by the coding sequence ATGGGTAAGCTGGACGTCAAGATGATGCGGTACCTCACCAAAGAGGACTTTCGCGTTCTCACCGCGATCGAGATGGGCATGAAGAATCACGAGCTGGTCTCCATGACTCTGGCTGCTCAGATCGCAAATTTGCATCACGGCGGACTGCACAAGATTCTGAAAGAGCTTTGCAAGCACAGGCTGCTCATGTACGAAGCCACGAAACAGTACCAGGGCTACAGGCTCACGAATTTGGGCTACGACTACTTGGCGTTGAAGACGCTCACCGCACGTGGCTTGATCGACAGTTTCGGCAACCAGATCGGCGTCGGTAAGGAGTCGAACATCTACGTCGTGCAGAAGAAGGACGAGGAGATACCCTACTGTTTGAAGCTCCACAGATTGGGCAGAACTTGTTTCAGGAAGGTGAAGAACAAGAGAGACTATCATCAACACAGGAAACACATGTCGTGGCTCTACCTGTCAAGAGTGTCAGCGACCAAAGAGTTTGCTTACATGACAGCTCTCTATGATAGAGGCTTCCCCGTTCCTAAGCCCATAGACTTTAACAGACACTGTATCATCATGGAGTTGGTTGATGGTATACCTTTGTGTAATGTTCGTGAAGTGGAGAACAAGGAGAGGCTGTACAACGACCTCATGAATCTCATCTGCAGATTGGCTCTTCACGGAGTCATTCATGGAGACTTCAACGAGTTTAACATCATGATCACACATGATGAAAAGCCCATTCTCATTGATTTTCCACAGATGATATCTACTGAGCACGAGGAAGCAGAAGTGTACTTTGAAAGGGATGTCTTTTGTATTCGAGAATTTTTCAGAAGGCGCTTTGATTATGAAAGCTCCATGTATCCAATATTTAAGAATATTGTCAATAACGATGCTGAGGATGCTAAAAAGCATCCAAAGGTAGAGCTGCACTCGCCAACAGTCAGTGATGCAGAGGATTATGATGTTGATGATGAGGAGGACGATGAGGAGGATCCAGAAGAAGCACGGGAAAAGTTAGCACAACTGGAAATCGAAGTAAAGCCAAACTTGAATTCTACTATTAATGCTTATTTGAACACTTGTGATTACTCTCATGAGCAAGAGGAATCTGCTGACACAGAGACAGTATTGCCTGAGAATCAAGACTCGGAATCAAACAAGCAAGAAGTGGAAAAAAAGGTTTTATTTCCAGAACCAGTTGTAGCAACTAATGAAGACAATGTAGAATCTAGTGAAACTAATCAAGAGTCTGAAGTACATGATGAGGTACCTGAATTAGTTAAAGTTTCAGCAGAACAACAAAATGATACAGACTCAAATTATGACGTAAGAAGTACTGCATCCACAATTATTCCAGAAGATCAAATCAAAAGAAGAATGAAGATGGAATTAGTGAGACGTGAAAAGAAAGCAGTAAACAAACGCAATCTTAAAAAATCAACTAAAGCCACTAGGAGTCGAAGAGAGAACCTTGATATTGCTAAAGAAAATGTTGATTTCTGGGGTTAA
- the LOC116416380 gene encoding cytochrome c oxidase subunit 6C, which produces MAAGTIAKPQLRRLLESKIKTAITGACIVSIVTGVAWKFGVSDPRKRQYAEFYKTYDPEAKLKIMCEAGLMESCGPKDF; this is translated from the exons ATGGCTGCTGGTACGATTGCAAAGCCCCAGTTAAGGCGTCTCCTTGAGTCCAAGATCAAGACAGCCATCACAGGAGCTTGCATTGTCTCCATAGTAACTGGAGTTGCCTGGAAATTTGGTGTATCGGACCCAAGGAAACGACAATACGCAGAATTCTACAA AACTTATGATCCTGAAGCAAAACTAAAGATCATGTGTGAAGCTGGTCTCATGGAATCTTGTGGTCCAAAAGATTTCTAA